In Tiliqua scincoides isolate rTilSci1 chromosome 1, rTilSci1.hap2, whole genome shotgun sequence, the following are encoded in one genomic region:
- the LOC136637650 gene encoding small ribosomal subunit protein uS14 codes for MGHQQLYWSHPRKFGQGSRSCRVCSNRHGLIRKYGLNMCRQCFRQYAKDIGFIKLD; via the exons ATGGGCCACCAGCAGCTCTACTGGAGCCACCCCAGGAAGTTCGGCCAGGGCTCGCGCTCCTG CCGCGTCTGCTCCAACCGCCACGGCCTCATCCGCAAGTACGGCCTCAACATGTGCCGCCAGTGCTTCCGCCAGTACGCCAAGGACATCGGCTTCATCAAG CTGGACTGA
- the LRR1 gene encoding leucine-rich repeat protein 1 — protein MRLECEVRVAGRGLPSAGLRGPGRPARALLSLGRAGGGGGPCLLVSTARQRPGTRFQLRENIEQLFTKFVEEGKATLRLKEPAVDVCLSKANASQLKTFLSAVKLAHRGTDEATFPLSTLVPPRASEVEKPKTRMTIMSKRDYPLTRNFPYSLEQLQASYCKLARIDMRMLGLKSLRKLDLSHNCIKKLPETIGDLVFLQELNLQDNHLESFGTTLCNSTLQKSLQSLDLSQNKIRALPVEFCQLQELIHLKLDDNLLVQLPFRIGKLSQLRFLSAARNKVPFLPSDFAKLSLDNLDLFGNPFEQPKALIPDIQLKIPLTLLEYSARATLNYRIPYGCHILPSHLCADLDMSKTCQCGRACLRCFIQTTMMMNLHSVAHTVVLVDNMGGTEAPILCYFCSLTCYSQFLDRHAQSIR, from the exons ATGCGGCTGGAGTGCGAGGTGCGGGTGGCGGGCCGGGGGCTGCCGTCGGCCGGGCTGCGGGGCCCGGGGCGCCCCGCCAGGGCCCTGCTCTCGCTGGGGAGGGCGGGCGGCGGGGGAGGCCCCTGCCTGCTGGTCAGCACCGCCCGGCAGCGCCCCGGCACCAGGTTCCAG CTGAGAGAGAATATTGAACAACTTTTCACCAAGTTCGTGGAGGAAGGAAAAGCTACACTACGACTGAAGGAGCCAGCAGTGGATGTGTGTCTTAGCAAG GCAAATGCCAGCCAGCTGAAGACTTTCCTCTCCGCGGTGAAGCTGGCTCACCGAGGCACTGATGAGGCaaccttccccctgagcaccttggTCCCACCCAGAGCTTCTGAGGTCGAGAAGCCCAAGACCAGGATGACCATCATGTCCAAGAGAGACTATCCTTTGACTCGGAACTTCCCCTACtccctggagcagctccaggcctCCTACTGCAAACTGGCCCGCATCGACATGCGCATGCTTGGCCTCAAGAGCCTGCGGAAGCTGGATTTGAGCCACAACTGTATCAAGAAACTGCCAGAGACCATTGGAGATCTGGTGTTCCTGCAAGAGCTCAATCTGCAGGACAACCACCTGGAGTCATTTGGTACAACTCTTTGCAATTCCACCCTCCAGAAGTCGCTCCAGTCCCTGGATCTCAGCCAGAACAAGATCAGAGCCCTCCCAGTGGAGTTTTGTCAGCTGCAGGAACTCATTCACTTGAAGTTGGATGACAACCTTCTTGTTCAGCTGCCATTCCGGATTGGTAAACTGAGTCAGCTCCGCTTCCTGTCTGCTGCTCGCAATAAGGTCCCATTTTTACCCAGTGATTTTGCAAAGCTCTCCCTTGATAATCTGGATTTATTTGGGAACCCTTTTGAGCAGCCCAAGGCACTCATTCCTGACATACAACTAAAAATACCATTGACTTTATTAGAATATTCTGCAAGAGCAACACTGAATTACAG AATCCCATATGGCTGCCACATTCTTCCTTCTCATCTCTGTGCTGATCTGGACATGTCAAAGACCTGCCAGTGTGGCCGGGCCTGCCTGAGGTGCTTCATTCAGACCACCATGATGATGAACCTCCACAGTGTGGCACACACTGTGGTCCTTGTGGATAATATGGGGGGTACAGAAGCCCCCATCCTCTGCTACTTCTGCTCTTTGACTTGCTACTCCCAGTTTCTGGATAGACACGCACAGAGCATCCGGTGA
- the MGAT2 gene encoding alpha-1,6-mannosyl-glycoprotein 2-beta-N-acetylglucosaminyltransferase yields the protein MRLRVHKRKVLALLLALSAAACCALLLRAGGGEAGGGGRREEAPPAGAAAGGGGSSAGPGRGLPANASWAPAREEEAAAGNGTRRLRALVYRRNFDQALRNEARWAAARAAAAAAGEVPVALVVQVHERAEHLRLLLASLRRARGAEKVLLVLSHDVWAPELDALAAAVDFCAVLQVFFPFSLQLYPAEFPGSDPRDCPRDLGRAAALRRGCLNARYPDAFGHYREAAFAQTKHHWWWKLHFAWERVRALRGHAGPLLFLEEDHYLAPDFYHVLQRLWGLRQRHCPDCQVLSLGSYAAPRGSLAGRADKVELKTWKSTEHNMGMAFARDAYQQLAACTEAFCTYDDYNWDWTLQHLTIACLPRFWKVLVPEVPRVFHTGDCGMHHKKSCRPTLQSAKIDALVGSNEQHLFPETMTISKRYALAPLSPHVKNGGWGDIRDHELCKSYRRLQ from the coding sequence ATGAGGCTGCGCGTGCACAAGCGCAAGGTGCTGGCGCTGCTGCTGGCCCTGAGCGCCGCCGCCTGCTGCGCGCTGCTGCTGCGGGCCGGCGGCGGGGAGGCGGGCGGCGGGGGCCGGCGGGAGGAGGCGCCGCCCGCCGGGGCCGCggccggcggcggcggcagcagcgcgGGCCCGGGCCGGGGCCTGCCGGCGAACGCGTCCTGGGCGCCGGCgcgggaggaggaggcggcggcgggcaACGGGACGCGGCGGCTGCGCGCGCTGGTGTACCGGCGCAACTTCGACCAGGCGCTGCGCAACGAGGCGCGCTGGGCTGCggcgcgggcggcggcggcggcggcgggcgaGGTGCCGGTGGCGCTGGTGGTGCAGGTGCACGAGCGCGCGGAGCACCTGCGGCTGCTGCTGGCGTCGCTGCGGCGCGCGCGCGGCGCGGAGAAGGtgctgctggtgctgagccacGACGTGTGGGCGCCCGAGCTGGACGCGCTGGCCGCCGCCGTGGACTTCTGCGCCGTGCTGCAGGTCTTCTTCCCCTTCAGCCTGCAGCTCTACCCGGCCGAGTTCCCCGGCAGCGACCCGCGCGACTGCCCGCGCGACCTGGGCCGGGCGGCGGCGCTGCGCCGCGGCTGCCTCAACGCGCGCTACCCGGACGCCTTCGGGCACTACCGCGAGGCCGCCTTCGCGCAGaccaagcaccactggtggtggAAGCTGCACTTCGCCTGGGAGCGCGTGCGCGCGCTGCGCGGCCACGCCGGCCCGCTGCTCTTCCTGGAGGAGGACCACTACCTGGCGCCCGACTTCTACCACGTGCTGCAGCGCCTCTGGGGCCTGCGCCAGCGCCACTGCCCCGACTGCCAGGTGCTGTCGCTGGGCAGCTACGCCGCCCCGCGCGGCTCCCTGGCGGGCCGCGCCGACAAGGTGGAGCTCAAGACCTGGAAGTCCACTGAGCACAACATGGGCATGGCCTTCGCCCGCGATGCCTACCAGCAGCTGGCCGCCTGCACCGAGGCCTTCTGCACCTACGACGACTACAACTGGGACTGGACGCTGCAGCACCTCACTATCGCCTGCCTGCCCCGCTTCTGGAAGGTGCTGGTGCCCGAGGTGCCCCGCGTCTTCCACACCGGCGACTGCGGCATGCACCACAAGAAGTCCTGCAGGCCCACCCTCCAGAGTGCCAAGATCGACGCCCTCGTCGGCAGCAACGAGCAGCACCTCTTCCCCGAGACCATGACCATCAGCAAGCGCTACGCGCTGGCCCCCCTCAGCCCCCACGTGAAAAACGGCGGCTGGGGTGACATTCGGGACCACGAACTCTGCAAAAGTTACCGACGGCTCCAGTGA